GACGGACTGGTTCTCGCCGAAGTCATGGTCTTGGAAGACTCTGCCCATGTCGCGGAGCAGGTCTTCGTGGCCGCCGAACACGAGGGGACGCCGCCCGTACCCCGGCGTGAAGGGGCTGTTCGGCTGGTCTGGGCAGGGCACGGGATCGCGCATGCTCACATCGTATTTGTTTTTTTTGTTCGGCAGGCCCGTCAGCGGCCGCCGAACTCGGCGGCCAGGCGCGCCGCGAGGCCCGTGTAGGCGGCGGGCGTGAGGGCGAGGAGGCGCGTCTCGGCGTCGTCGGACAGGCCCAGGCCCTGGACGAACTCGCGCATGCGCGCGGCGTCCACGCGCTGGCCGCGGGTGAGCTCCTTGAGGCGCTCGTAGGGGTTGTCCATGCCCTCGACGCCGGCGATCGCCTCGGCGCGCATCACCGTCTGGACGGCCTCGCCGAGCACCTCCCAGTTGTGGTCCAGGTCCTCGGCGAGCACCGGCTCGGCGACCTGCAGCTGGCCCATGCCCTTGGTGACGTTGGTCAGGGCGAGCACCGAGTGGCCCAGGGCCACGCCGATGTTGCGCTGCGAGGTGGAGTCCGTGAGGTCGCGCTGCCAGCGGGACTCGATCAGCGTGGCGCCGAGGGAGTCCAGCAGGGCGCAGGAGAGCTCGAGGTTGGCCTCGGCGTTCTCGAAGCGGATGGGGTTGACCTTGTGCGGCATCGTGGAGGAGCCGGTGGCGCCGGCCACGGGGATCTGCGCGAAGTAGCCGATGGAGATGTAGGACCACACGTCCACGCAGAAGCCGTGGAGGATCCGGTTGAACCGGGACACGTCCGCGTAGAGCTCCGCCTGCCAGTCGTGGGACTCGATCTGCGTGGTCAGCGGGTTCCAGGTCAGGCCGAGGTGCTCCACGAAGGACCGGGAGAGTGCCGGCCAGTCCGCGTCCGGGGCGGCGCACAGGTGCGCGGCGTAGGTGCCGGTGGCGCCGTTGATCTTGCCGAGGTACTCGGTGCGCTCGACCCGGGCGATCTGCCGGCCCAGGCGGTGCACGAACACCGCCATCTCCTTGCCGAGCGTGGTGGGGGTGGCCGGCTGGCCGTGGGTGCGGGAGAGCATCGGGGTCTCGGCGGCGGTGGCGGCCATCGCGGAGATCGTGTCCACCGCGGCGCGGGCGGCGGGCAGCCAGACCTGCTCGACGGCGTCGCGCACGCCCACCGCGTACGCCAGGTTGTTGATGTCCTCGGAGGTGCACGCGAAGTGCACCAGCGGCTTCAGGTGCGCCAGGCCCAGGCCCTCGAGACGGGCGGCGATGAAGTACTCCACCGCCTTGACGTCGTGCACGGTGACGCGCTCGGTCTCGGCGAGCTCGGCCACGGAGTCCGCGTCGAAGTCCGTGACGATCGCGCGCAGCCCGGCCTTCTGCTCGTCCGTGAGCGGCTCCAGGCCCGGCAGCACGCGGCCCTCGGCGAGGTGCACGAACCACTCCACCTCCACGTGGATGCGGTTGCGGTTCAGGGCCGCCTCGGAGAGGTGGTCCACGAGCGGCTCCACGGCGGAGCGGTAGCGCCCGTCCAGCGGGCCGAGGGCGATCCCGGCCGCGCCCAGGGGCTGACGGTCGGCGGTGGAGGCGGGCGTGGCGGAGGGCTGCGAGGTCATGATCCCCATTCTGGCACCGCCGCCCGGGAGGCCGGGTCCCGCGTCACCGGTGCACCAGCCGCAGGAACGCCCCGATCATGGGCAGGTCCGCCGGGTTGGCGGGGAGCGCGTCCGCCAGCGCGGGGGAGTGGACCAGGTAGCAGGCCCACTTGCCGCGGGAGATGGACACGTTGAGCCGGTTGCGGTTCAGGAGGAAGTCCAGGCCGCGGGGGACCTCCTGCGGGCTCGACGCCGCCATGGTGAGGATCGCGACCGGGGCCTCCCGGCCCTGGAACTTGTCCACGGTGCCCACGGTGGTGGCCGTGAAGCCGGCGTCATCGAGTGCCGTCCGGACTGTGGCGACCTGCGCGTTGTAGGGCGCCACCACGATCACGTCTTCGGGGGTGAGGGCACGCGGACTGTCCCCGTCCTGGGGGTCCGTCCAGCTCCGCCCGACGACGTCCCTCACCAGCTCCACGACCCTCTTCGCCTCCTTTTCGGAGGACACCGCGTTGCCGGTGTGCTCGACTGGCCGGGGGTGCAGGCCCGGCGCGATCCCCCCGAGCCGGCGGGCGTCCGTGACGTCCTCTCGGGAGCGCAGCTGTCCCGCGTAGGACAGGTCGGAGACGGCCCGCGTGAGCGCGGAGTGCATGCGCCAGGACGTGTCCAGGAAGAAGCCGCGCTCGCCGGGGAGGACGGCGTGACCCTCCGCTATCCAGGTGAGGGCCGCCTCTCCGATCGGCTGAGGGTGCTCGCCCTTCTGCACCTGCGGGAGCTGCTGCGGGTCGCCCAGCAGGAGGATCGTCCTCGCAGAGGAGCCCGCCCCCAGCAGATACGCCAGGGACAGCTGTCCAGCCTCGTCCACGACGAGGAGGTCGACGGGGGAGACGTCGGCATGGGAGAACAGCCAGGACGTGCCACCCACCACCCGACCCGGTCCGGCGAAGTCGAGGTCTTCCTTGTCTCCCAGCGCGGTCCACGAGTGCTCCGCCGAGGGATCCTTCGGCTTCTTGCCGACCCGTTCCGGCTCCACCCCGATCTGGACGAGCTTGTCCAGGAAGTTCTCCACCACGGCATGGGACTGCGCTGTGACGCCCACGCTCCACCCGCGCTCCAGCAGTGCCTTCACCGCGTGACTGCCCACATGCGTCTTGCCGGTCCCGGGCGGCCCCTGCACAGCCACATAGGACCCCTGGGCCGAACCGAGCGCCTCAACCAGGCCGGTCACCCCGTCGAGGGCTCCGCTGCGGACGTCGTTCGAGATGTCCCGCACGCTGCGGCCCACGGCCGACGGGTCGCGGCGCGCCAGGAGATCGGACACGGCGCCCCCGGGAAGCGAGGCGGTCGAGGCTGCGGCTTCCGCCTCCTCCCGGATGCGGTCCAGGATGGCCCCGGGTGAGACGTAGTTCAGGTGGAAGACCCCCATGGGCACTTCGGCGTGCTGCGACTCGTACTTCACGCTCTGCCGCTGCAGGAGCCTCACTCGGAACCGCTCCCCGCCGATCCCCTCGACCTCGACGGCATCCAGCGGGCTCTTGCTCTGCCAACGCACCGCATTGGGCTGCAGGACGGCCCAGGCGGGCGGATCGTCGTAGAGGGCCTGGAGCTTGAACTGGTCGGACTTCCGCTCCCGCGGTCGGATCTCGGTGCCCGGTTCGAGCCGACCGGTGACCGTCAGCTCCCTCAACGGATTGCCCTTCCCCGGGGGCTTTTCCCACTCGCTCACCTGCTCCACCGCATCGAAGACGAGGTTCGCCCGCGGCTCCTGCCATTCGTCCGGAGCGGAGACCGCGCGGTCGAACATCGCCCACCACAGGGGCTTGTTCTCCCGGGGGAAGTACTCGAGCGCCGCGGCGAGCATCGCGAGGGCGCGCTGGTCCGCGTCGAGGACGGCGCCCGCCTCGCGGCACTCCTCCGGCAGCAGGGACAGCACGGCTCCGGCGCGCGTGATGTCCTCCTCTCGAGCGCTGGGTGCGGACTCGGCTGTGAGCGGGTCCGCGTCGACTTCGGCGGACGCGTCCGCCCCGTCGGCGGGCTCCGCCTCGCCGTCCACCTGGGCCCGCAGCCAGTCCCGCAGCCGGGCGGTGGAGACGCAGTCGTACCGGTTGTAGTCCTCGATGCCCGCGCGCAGCCGCCGGGCCTCGTCCGCGTCCCCCGCCGCGGCGTAGGCGTGGTACTCGGTGACGGAGTCCGCGGCGGTGGTCACCCCGTCCTCGCTGCGGTGGTCCGCGCCCATGTAGAGCGGCTCGAGCTTCTTGATGGAGTAGCTCTCCACGGCCGCCCGCAGGCTGGCGCGCACGGTGGCGTAGAGGTCCACGAACAGGCCGGCCCGCAGCCAGTCGTCCAGCTCCGCCTCCCCGACGCCGTGGCGCACCGTCAGCCGCTTCAGCGCCGTCACCTCGTACGCCGCGTAGTGGTAGATCCGCATGTCCGGGTGCTCCGCCCGGCGGGCCTCCACACACCGCACGAACTCCTCCAGCGCCGCCCGCTCCTGCGCCCGCGAGTCCGCCCACAGTCCCGTGAAGCGGAAGTCCTCGAACGCCGTGCCCGCCGTGTCCCCGTCCGGGGCCTTGACCCAGCCCCACAGGTACTCCAGCCCCTCCATGGCCCCGCTCGGGGCGGTCCACAGGGGGTCCCCCTCGAAGTCGAAGAACAGGTCGCCCGCGCTCGGGGCGGGCAGGCTGCGGATCGGCTCGGGGTCCACGATCCGGAACTCGGGCGTGCCGTCCGGCCGCTGCGGGGTCAGCTGCAGGACGGCCTGGTCCCGCAGCCCCCGCCACGTGCGCTCGGAGATCCCCGGGGGCGTCTGCTCCGACGCTGCGAGGTCCTCGACGGTCCGGATGCCGGCCTCCCGCAGCCGCGTGCGCTGCAGGCGGGTGGCCCCGGCGGTCAGGAGCACGTCCCGGTGCGCGGTGATCGCCTCCTCGCACGCCGGGCACGCCCCGCAGACCGCCAGGCCGTCGTCCCAGGACGCGGCCCGGCCGGCGTCGACGTGCGCCCGCAGGTCCCGCTCGAGCCGCGCCCGCTGATGCCGGTACACGGGGATCACGTCCGTGAGGTCCACCTCGTGCCGCGTGTGGTCCCCCAGCCAGAGGCTGCCGGTGCGCGTGCGCGGCACGCCCATCCCGTCCAGCAGGTCCGCGTACGCGGCGATCTGCAGTAGCGCCGTCACGCGGGCGTGGCGGGCGAGCTTGGTGTCCACCACCTCGTACGCGCCCTCCGGGTGCCCGGCGTCCCGGCGCAGGACCAGGAAGTCCGCGAGGCCGCCGAACGTGCCGTCGTGCAGCATCGCCTGGAAGACCACGGCCGGCCGGCCCTCCAGCGCCGCCGCCGTGCGGTCCCGGGCCGCGGCGATCTCCTCGGGGATCCAGTGCGAGGGCCTCTCCAGCACCGCCACCCGCTCCGCGCCGTGCTCGGCGGTCAGGCCCGCCAGCACCCGCGCCTCGTGCTCGTCCCCGAGCCCGGACACCCGCGTCAGGAACGGGTCCTCGTCCACCGGCTGCGGGGCGCGGCCGAGCGCAGGGTCCACCTTCAGGCGGTACCAGCCGTACTCGCACGTGGCGGCGGCCGTGACGTCGGAGGGGCTGAGGAGGAAGGAGCGGAGGTCGGGGGCGAAGGAGACCATGGGCCCACCCTAGGCAGGGGGAGCGGACGGGATAAGGGCGGGCTCTGCCGGATCCTGCGCGGGGGCGACCCGCCTCCCGCCTCCTCCCCGTCACACGCCGCCCCTGACTTGACGCAGGTCACATCGACGGAGTTACCTAATGATCGTTCAGTAAATCGCCGCGCGCCCGCGTGCCCGACCCCGGGGAGGACCATGGCCGACACCCCGCACCACCCCATGCTCGCGGACGACCGCGTGGCGCAGTGGCTCGGCGTGACCCTCGAGGCCGCGGAGAAGGACCACGCCCGCATCCGCATGACCCTGACCGAGGACCACCACAACGGCTTCGGCATGGCCCACGGCGGCGCCGTGTTCGCGTTCGCGGACTCGTGCTTCGCCCTGACCTGCAACGACCCGCACGGGGACGGCAGCACCATCACGGTCGCCTCCGGCGTGGACGTCAACTTCCTGGCCGGCACCCGTGCCGGCCAGACGCTGATCGCCGAGGGGCGCCTGGTCGCCTCCGCCGGCCGCTCCGGCGTCTACGACATCACCGTGACCACCGACGACGGCGCCCCCGTGGCCGCGTTCCGCGGCCGCTCCCGCACCGTCGCCGCGAAGGCGGGCTGACCGGCGTCGTCCTCCGACGACGTCCCGCCCTCCCCAGCAGACCGACCGACCCGTCCCATCCCCAAGGAGACCCCGATGCTCGAGGCGTCCGTCCCGAACCCCTACTCCCCGGCTCCGCTCGCGAAGAACCCCGACGATCGCGGGAAGCAGGACCCCGAGGAGACGATGAGCCGCGACCAGATCGAGGCGCTCCAGACCGAACGCCTGCGCTGGTCCCTGCACCACGCCTACGAGAACGCCCCGGGGTACAAGGAGCACTTCGACGCCCACGGCGTGCACCCCTCGGACTTCAAGGCCCTCGAGGACCTGGCGAAGTTCCCGTACACGGACAAGGAGTTCCTGCGGAAGAACTACCCGTTCAAGGCCTTCGCGGCCACCGGGTCCGAGCTCCGCCGCATCCACGCCTCCTCCGGCACCACCGGCCAGCCCACCGTGGTCGGCTACACCGACGACGACCTGGCCACCTGGGCCACGCTCGTCGCCCGCTGCTTCCGCGCCGGCGGCATCCGCCCCGGCGACAAGGTGCACAACGCGTACGGCTACGGACTCTTCACCGGCGGCCTGGGTGCGCACTACGGCGCCGAGCGCCTCGGCGCGGCCGTGATCCCGATGTCCGGCGGCCAGACCGAGAAGCAGGTGCAGCTGCTCACCGACTTCGAGCCCAGCGCCATCCTCTCCACCCCCACCTACCTGCTGACCATCGCGGACGGCTTCAAGAAGATGGGGCTGGACCCCCGCACGTCCTCGCTGAAGACCGCGATCCTCGGCGCCGAGCCGTGGACCGAGGAGATGCGCCGCGAGATCGAGCAGGCCTTCGACCTGGACGCCCTGGACATCTACGGCCTGTCCGAGGTCATGGGCCCGGGCGTGGCCGGCGAGTCCGTGGAGACCAAGGACGGCTCCCACATCTGGGAGGACCACTTCCGCCCCGAGATCATCGACCCGCTCACGGACGAGGTCCTCGAGACCGGCCGCCCCGGCGAGCTCGTCTTCACCTCGCTCACCAAGCAGGCGCTGCCGATCATCCGCTACCGCACGCACGACCTCACCCGCCTGCTGCCGGGCACCTCCCACCCGGGCCACCGCCGCATGGGCCGCATCACCGGCCGCTCGGACGACATGATCATCCTGCGCGGCGTCAACCTGTTCCCGTCGCAGATCGAGGAGCTGGCCCTCAAGGAGCCCGCCCTGTCGCCGCACTTCACCCTCGAGATCACGCGCCCGGACCGCATGGACCAGATGGCCGTGAACATCGAGCGTCGCGATCATGCGACCCTCGAGGAGGCCCAGGCCTGCGCCGCGCACCTGCAGAAGGAGATCAAGATCAAGATCGGCTCCTCCTGCACCATCAACGTGGTCGATCCGGAGACCCTCGCCCGGTCCTCCGGCAAGCTCAAGCGCATCTACGACCTGCGCGACAAGGACTGACCCCGGCCCTGCGGCCGAACCCGACGCCGGCGTGCCCGGTAGAGTGGATCGGTGCGCCGTCGTCGGCGTCCGCCCGCCCCCGAAGGAGCCCCGTGCCCCAGAGCAGCCCCACCCCGCGCCGCGGCCGGCCCGGCTATGACCGGC
This Micrococcus flavus DNA region includes the following protein-coding sequences:
- the purB gene encoding adenylosuccinate lyase produces the protein MTSQPSATPASTADRQPLGAAGIALGPLDGRYRSAVEPLVDHLSEAALNRNRIHVEVEWFVHLAEGRVLPGLEPLTDEQKAGLRAIVTDFDADSVAELAETERVTVHDVKAVEYFIAARLEGLGLAHLKPLVHFACTSEDINNLAYAVGVRDAVEQVWLPAARAAVDTISAMAATAAETPMLSRTHGQPATPTTLGKEMAVFVHRLGRQIARVERTEYLGKINGATGTYAAHLCAAPDADWPALSRSFVEHLGLTWNPLTTQIESHDWQAELYADVSRFNRILHGFCVDVWSYISIGYFAQIPVAGATGSSTMPHKVNPIRFENAEANLELSCALLDSLGATLIESRWQRDLTDSTSQRNIGVALGHSVLALTNVTKGMGQLQVAEPVLAEDLDHNWEVLGEAVQTVMRAEAIAGVEGMDNPYERLKELTRGQRVDAARMREFVQGLGLSDDAETRLLALTPAAYTGLAARLAAEFGGR
- a CDS encoding TM0106 family RecB-like putative nuclease gives rise to the protein MVSFAPDLRSFLLSPSDVTAAATCEYGWYRLKVDPALGRAPQPVDEDPFLTRVSGLGDEHEARVLAGLTAEHGAERVAVLERPSHWIPEEIAAARDRTAAALEGRPAVVFQAMLHDGTFGGLADFLVLRRDAGHPEGAYEVVDTKLARHARVTALLQIAAYADLLDGMGVPRTRTGSLWLGDHTRHEVDLTDVIPVYRHQRARLERDLRAHVDAGRAASWDDGLAVCGACPACEEAITAHRDVLLTAGATRLQRTRLREAGIRTVEDLAASEQTPPGISERTWRGLRDQAVLQLTPQRPDGTPEFRIVDPEPIRSLPAPSAGDLFFDFEGDPLWTAPSGAMEGLEYLWGWVKAPDGDTAGTAFEDFRFTGLWADSRAQERAALEEFVRCVEARRAEHPDMRIYHYAAYEVTALKRLTVRHGVGEAELDDWLRAGLFVDLYATVRASLRAAVESYSIKKLEPLYMGADHRSEDGVTTAADSVTEYHAYAAAGDADEARRLRAGIEDYNRYDCVSTARLRDWLRAQVDGEAEPADGADASAEVDADPLTAESAPSAREEDITRAGAVLSLLPEECREAGAVLDADQRALAMLAAALEYFPRENKPLWWAMFDRAVSAPDEWQEPRANLVFDAVEQVSEWEKPPGKGNPLRELTVTGRLEPGTEIRPRERKSDQFKLQALYDDPPAWAVLQPNAVRWQSKSPLDAVEVEGIGGERFRVRLLQRQSVKYESQHAEVPMGVFHLNYVSPGAILDRIREEAEAAASTASLPGGAVSDLLARRDPSAVGRSVRDISNDVRSGALDGVTGLVEALGSAQGSYVAVQGPPGTGKTHVGSHAVKALLERGWSVGVTAQSHAVVENFLDKLVQIGVEPERVGKKPKDPSAEHSWTALGDKEDLDFAGPGRVVGGTSWLFSHADVSPVDLLVVDEAGQLSLAYLLGAGSSARTILLLGDPQQLPQVQKGEHPQPIGEAALTWIAEGHAVLPGERGFFLDTSWRMHSALTRAVSDLSYAGQLRSREDVTDARRLGGIAPGLHPRPVEHTGNAVSSEKEAKRVVELVRDVVGRSWTDPQDGDSPRALTPEDVIVVAPYNAQVATVRTALDDAGFTATTVGTVDKFQGREAPVAILTMAASSPQEVPRGLDFLLNRNRLNVSISRGKWACYLVHSPALADALPANPADLPMIGAFLRLVHR
- a CDS encoding PaaI family thioesterase; translation: MADTPHHPMLADDRVAQWLGVTLEAAEKDHARIRMTLTEDHHNGFGMAHGGAVFAFADSCFALTCNDPHGDGSTITVASGVDVNFLAGTRAGQTLIAEGRLVASAGRSGVYDITVTTDDGAPVAAFRGRSRTVAAKAG
- a CDS encoding phenylacetate--CoA ligase family protein, whose amino-acid sequence is MLEASVPNPYSPAPLAKNPDDRGKQDPEETMSRDQIEALQTERLRWSLHHAYENAPGYKEHFDAHGVHPSDFKALEDLAKFPYTDKEFLRKNYPFKAFAATGSELRRIHASSGTTGQPTVVGYTDDDLATWATLVARCFRAGGIRPGDKVHNAYGYGLFTGGLGAHYGAERLGAAVIPMSGGQTEKQVQLLTDFEPSAILSTPTYLLTIADGFKKMGLDPRTSSLKTAILGAEPWTEEMRREIEQAFDLDALDIYGLSEVMGPGVAGESVETKDGSHIWEDHFRPEIIDPLTDEVLETGRPGELVFTSLTKQALPIIRYRTHDLTRLLPGTSHPGHRRMGRITGRSDDMIILRGVNLFPSQIEELALKEPALSPHFTLEITRPDRMDQMAVNIERRDHATLEEAQACAAHLQKEIKIKIGSSCTINVVDPETLARSSGKLKRIYDLRDKD